GAAAGATGTGATTGGAATTGTGCTGAGCGGCTATACGGTTGCCGCCCTCATCATTCGTCCGTTCAGCGGATATGTAGTTGACAGCTTTTCGCGCAAGAAGGTTCTGATGGTCTGTCTCTCAGCCTTCGCCATCTTCTTTGCCGGCTATATTGCAGCCAGCACCATCCTGATGTTTGCCATCTGCAGAACCTTGCACGGAGGTCCGTTCGGAGCCGTAACGGTTGCCAACAGCACCTGCGCCATCGACGTTCTTCCGGCAAGTAGGAGAAATGAAGGAATCGGACTCTACGGGCTGAGCAACAATTTTGCCATGGCAATTGCTCCATCCATCGGAATCTATCTCCATAATGCGGTAGACAGTTACATGATTCTCTTCTGGATAGCTTTCATCGTGGCGATTGCCTCAGTTGTGATTGCAGGAACCGTCCGCCTCCCCGAAAAGGAAATCGTTAAGAACAAGGAGAAGCTTTCTCTCGACCGCTTCTTCCTGACGCGTGCCTGGCTCCTAGCCATCAACATCGCCATGTTTGGTTTCTGCTGGGGCGTTCTGAGCAATTATCTCGCAATCTACAGCAAGGAGGAACTCGGAATTACGGGCGGAACGGGCACTTATTTTGCCCTTCTTTCCATGGGTCTGTTCCTCTCAAGACTGCAGGGAAGAAAAGCCTTGAGCCAGGGCAAACTTACCCAGAATGCGGCCGAAGGAATGCTGCTTTCGCTTGTTGGTTTCATCATCTTTGTTGCCATCAAGCACCCGGTAGCCTATTATCTTTCGGCTTGTCTCATCGGCCTGGGCAACGGTCATCTTTACCCAGCCTTCCTCAACATGTTCATTAATGTGGCTCGTCACGACCAGCGTGGAACGGCAAACAGCAGCATTCTTACAGGTTGGGATTTGGGCTTCGGAATCGGCTGTCTGCTAGGCGGAGTCGTGGCAGAACATTTCGGTTACAACGGAACATTCTGGAT
This Segatella copri DSM 18205 DNA region includes the following protein-coding sequences:
- a CDS encoding MFS transporter, with translation MMKEKLWNANYIKVMTTNFLLYFAFYLLTPLLPLYLSENFGATKDVIGIVLSGYTVAALIIRPFSGYVVDSFSRKKVLMVCLSAFAIFFAGYIAASTILMFAICRTLHGGPFGAVTVANSTCAIDVLPASRRNEGIGLYGLSNNFAMAIAPSIGIYLHNAVDSYMILFWIAFIVAIASVVIAGTVRLPEKEIVKNKEKLSLDRFFLTRAWLLAINIAMFGFCWGVLSNYLAIYSKEELGITGGTGTYFALLSMGLFLSRLQGRKALSQGKLTQNAAEGMLLSLVGFIIFVAIKHPVAYYLSACLIGLGNGHLYPAFLNMFINVARHDQRGTANSSILTGWDLGFGIGCLLGGVVAEHFGYNGTFWMVAIENAASVLLFFAASKQFFEKRRRE